In Cryptomeria japonica chromosome 10, Sugi_1.0, whole genome shotgun sequence, a genomic segment contains:
- the LOC131060672 gene encoding uncharacterized protein LOC131060672, which translates to MELQVYGDSQLIINQVNDDYNTKDDKLTPYKQLVEEFKQHFTNVAFEQIPRIQNRATNAMAMVGYLLNMPNNGTQFEFIVEQLMVPTYEIPSSEYVCMIVEPESLGYREVYAYLHDQYMSLDLSRNQRKTLIRQASRHTIIVDTLYKKTLDGTFILCLNSKEAQKPLKEVHDGICGAHSSSHALAKKLLGT; encoded by the coding sequence atggagttacaagtctatggtgactcccaacttatCATAAACCAGGTGAACGATGATTATAATACCAAAGATGACAAGCTAACACCCTACAAACAATTGGTGGAGGAATTCAAGCAGCATTTCACCAATGTGGCGtttgaacaaatcccaagaatacaaaacagaGCAACTAATGCAATGGCTATGGTAGGATATCTCCTAAATATGCCCAACAAtggaactcagtttgagttcatagTAGAACAGCTTATGGTACCAACATATGAAATCCCATCCTCTGAGTATGTCTGTATGATAGTAGAACCTGAATCACTCGGGTACAGAGAAGTGTATGCATATCTACATGATCAATATATGTCTCTTGATCTCTCACGCAATCAACGAAAAACTCTTATACGTCAAGCATCAAGACATACAATCATTGTTGATACCCTATACAAGAAAACATTAGATGGTACTTTTATTTTATGTCTAAATTCTAAAGAAGCACAAAAACCTTTAAAAGAAGTGCATGATGGGATCTGTGGTGCTCACTCTTCTAGTCATGCATTAGCCAAGAAATTGTTGGGAAcctga